A genomic region of Porticoccaceae bacterium LTM1 contains the following coding sequences:
- a CDS encoding zinc-binding alcohol dehydrogenase family protein — MKVIGYSGKLQLQHPNAFVTFEMEYPEPANHDLLVEVSAVSVNPIDTKIRARTDTPQHPPKILGWDAVGTVIATGPKVTRFKPGDRVYYAGDITRPGCNASHQLVDERITGHCPTSLSNSEAAALPLTTITAWEALFDRLKINRDNDRNKTLLIIGAAGGVGSMAIQLAREIGGLNVIATASRPQSRQWCFNMGANSVVDHRSDLVSEFRQKRLPAPDYILCCNSPDQHFSAMAELIAPQGMICSIVDFNQTPDMNVLKPKSVGFVWEFMFTRPMQQTKDISAQGELLDRVAALVDRGTLKTTLRQNLGAMSPASLCEAHRLIEQGSTIGKIVLEGIQ, encoded by the coding sequence ATGAAAGTCATTGGCTACAGCGGCAAGCTGCAACTGCAACATCCCAATGCATTTGTCACCTTTGAGATGGAATATCCCGAACCAGCAAATCACGACCTGTTGGTTGAAGTCAGTGCGGTGTCCGTTAACCCCATCGACACCAAAATACGCGCTCGAACAGATACACCTCAACATCCGCCCAAAATTCTCGGCTGGGATGCAGTGGGTACCGTGATTGCAACAGGTCCTAAAGTAACCCGATTCAAACCCGGTGACAGAGTCTATTATGCCGGGGACATAACTCGCCCCGGGTGCAATGCCAGCCATCAACTGGTGGATGAGCGGATCACCGGCCATTGCCCCACATCGCTCAGCAATAGCGAAGCCGCTGCATTGCCACTGACCACCATCACAGCCTGGGAAGCGCTGTTTGACCGCCTGAAAATAAACCGTGACAACGACCGAAATAAAACACTGCTGATAATTGGTGCAGCCGGAGGTGTAGGCTCTATGGCCATACAGCTGGCAAGGGAGATTGGTGGCCTGAACGTTATTGCTACGGCGTCACGTCCGCAAAGCCGTCAATGGTGTTTTAACATGGGAGCCAACTCTGTGGTGGACCACCGCAGCGACCTGGTTTCTGAGTTTCGCCAAAAGCGACTACCTGCGCCTGACTATATCCTGTGTTGCAACAGCCCCGACCAGCATTTTTCCGCTATGGCGGAATTAATCGCTCCACAGGGAATGATCTGCAGTATCGTTGATTTTAACCAGACACCGGATATGAACGTTCTCAAGCCGAAAAGCGTCGGTTTTGTCTGGGAATTTATGTTCACTCGTCCAATGCAGCAGACTAAAGACATCAGCGCCCAAGGTGAGCTACTGGATCGTGTGGCTGCACTGGTGGATCGCGGCACCCTCAAAACGACACTACGCCAAAATCTGGGTGCAATGTCACCCGCCAGTCTGTGCGAAGCGCACAGACTGATTGAGCAGGGATCTACGATCGGGAAGATTGTACTGGAAGGTATCCAGTAA
- a CDS encoding thioredoxin family protein has translation MKKSLFLIASLLFSSSAFSAGIEFFHGTWEEALEKAKSEEKLIFVDVYTDWCGPCKKMAKTIFTQDRVGEYYNANFINYKLNAEDEEQNGPELAEQYEVRAYPTLLYIDGTGNLAHRATGYKDAFPFIQEGKKATGDLRSLAELEKDYQAGRRDGEFIKAYLLGAKAYDESFRMNEELVQLAKEYFDAGNPTDWINEEDYTIGVKYFRDRKDRFIAFLFDHYSDFAKVISPEQLASKISQINTSAIQASASNGDIVYREYLEDIKGSLADVYKLSGMNSDIAQAMGLAGESLEEVYDLHRLAGNRNYALSKSQWSDYLQLSEEYLAKLGKNAKSHQYMGIVRDLLNAGCKDTKVLGQVEPYAKKAMQDKSYKRYAIPHYAILLARLGQKETARSMLEDMIAKAKKAGDKRMLTFAERSLEEVN, from the coding sequence ATGAAAAAATCCTTATTTTTGATAGCATCACTTTTATTCAGCAGCAGTGCATTTTCTGCTGGAATTGAATTCTTCCACGGCACCTGGGAAGAGGCTTTGGAAAAAGCAAAGTCAGAAGAAAAACTGATCTTTGTCGACGTCTACACTGACTGGTGCGGCCCCTGCAAAAAAATGGCCAAAACCATTTTCACGCAAGACCGCGTCGGAGAGTACTACAACGCAAACTTCATCAACTACAAGCTGAATGCCGAAGATGAAGAGCAAAATGGCCCGGAGCTCGCAGAACAATATGAAGTGCGCGCCTATCCGACCCTGCTCTACATTGACGGCACCGGCAACCTTGCACACAGGGCCACCGGATACAAGGATGCCTTTCCATTTATTCAGGAAGGCAAAAAGGCAACCGGTGACCTTCGCTCGTTGGCAGAACTCGAAAAAGACTATCAGGCCGGGCGCCGGGATGGCGAATTCATCAAGGCGTACCTGCTAGGCGCCAAAGCGTATGATGAATCATTCCGAATGAATGAGGAGCTGGTTCAACTGGCCAAAGAGTATTTTGACGCAGGCAACCCGACCGACTGGATCAATGAAGAGGATTACACCATCGGGGTCAAATATTTCCGCGACAGGAAAGACCGCTTTATTGCATTTCTCTTCGACCACTACAGTGACTTTGCCAAAGTAATCTCCCCTGAGCAGCTGGCGTCCAAAATATCCCAAATCAACACCTCCGCCATTCAGGCAAGCGCCTCTAATGGGGATATTGTTTACCGGGAGTACCTGGAAGATATCAAAGGCAGCCTGGCGGACGTGTATAAACTGAGTGGCATGAACTCCGACATTGCCCAGGCTATGGGGCTGGCCGGCGAATCCCTGGAAGAAGTATATGACTTGCACCGCCTGGCAGGTAACCGGAACTACGCTCTTTCCAAGTCGCAATGGAGCGATTACTTGCAATTGAGTGAAGAATACCTTGCGAAGCTGGGTAAGAATGCAAAAAGCCATCAATATATGGGCATTGTTCGAGATCTTCTGAACGCAGGCTGCAAAGACACCAAGGTGCTTGGCCAGGTAGAGCCATATGCCAAGAAGGCGATGCAGGATAAGTCCTACAAGCGTTACGCAATACCACACTATGCAATCCTTTTGGCAAGGCTCGGCCAGAAAGAAACCGCCAGGAGCATGCTGGAAGATATGATTGCGAAAGCCAAAAAGGCTGGCGATAAAAGGATGCTGACTTTTGCAGAACGCTCACTAGAAGAAGTGAACTAG
- a CDS encoding heavy-metal-associated domain-containing protein, whose protein sequence is MKKIVTVLFSCLLAGIVNASDAMEETPAELLATQRATANELISETSNKVVMTVSGMYCPNCAAGVGDEVKKLDFVIADTVKVDSERALLVVDLKTSGKVDEAALADAVRNAGYQPVRCFRYADGKVNEKMVAKH, encoded by the coding sequence ATGAAGAAGATAGTGACTGTTCTGTTCAGCTGCCTGTTGGCAGGCATTGTAAATGCGAGTGATGCGATGGAAGAAACACCTGCCGAGTTGCTCGCCACCCAGCGCGCCACGGCTAATGAGCTGATAAGTGAAACCAGCAACAAAGTAGTGATGACAGTGTCGGGTATGTACTGCCCCAACTGTGCTGCCGGTGTCGGCGATGAAGTGAAGAAGCTCGACTTTGTAATTGCTGACACAGTTAAAGTGGACAGCGAACGGGCTCTTTTGGTGGTCGACTTGAAAACTTCGGGCAAGGTAGACGAGGCGGCCCTGGCAGATGCGGTTCGAAATGCCGGATATCAACCAGTGCGCTGTTTTCGTTACGCTGATGGC
- a CDS encoding VOC family protein: MVKSICGVILSSADPAALAKFYSAIMDISFEPEKHGNLHVHFGADIGEVHFGIHPPENLAKSATGYSTTTIAFNVASLDMVIEKLKALGAKEVIAPHNEGFGLTTTYMDPEGNHLELVELDYNFDR, translated from the coding sequence ATGGTGAAATCAATCTGCGGCGTTATTCTATCCTCGGCAGATCCTGCGGCATTAGCCAAATTTTATTCTGCAATAATGGACATTAGTTTTGAGCCAGAAAAACATGGCAACCTGCATGTTCACTTTGGCGCAGATATTGGCGAGGTTCACTTTGGCATTCACCCACCAGAAAACCTGGCCAAATCTGCCACAGGATACTCCACCACTACTATCGCATTTAATGTGGCATCTCTTGATATGGTTATTGAGAAACTGAAAGCTTTGGGCGCCAAGGAAGTGATTGCTCCGCACAATGAGGGATTTGGCCTGACAACCACTTACATGGACCCTGAAGGCAACCATTTAGAGTTGGTTGAGCTGGATTACAATTTTGACAGATGA
- a CDS encoding cytochrome c peroxidase translates to MKRKALYVPAIGVLLAGALMVWRSPTPPPVTTPLSGFSAPFVFGHFTVPDDNPLTNEGFELGRRLFYDTKLSANNTVACATCHLQELAFTDGKRTAVGISGKPLDFNSMSLVNLMWGPQHFFWNGRAASLEDQALTPIQDPNEMGQNLDELVRELEADPQYPQLFAAAYGDITPQNIAKALATFQRALVSDNSKYDQYLRGELKLSEQEELGRKLFMAHPDVKVSLRGGNCIDCHSQFLTSGFNTLYDGFSNNGLDDEQHLRPGLQTVTNDPNHRGMFKVPSLRNIAVTAPYMHDGRFATLEEVLEHYDNGVMRSNTLSPLIAEATNLSKGQDAPIELHLSDAEKQAIIAFLHTLTDQSLLTNPDFANPFSPANPAADSVPDDQPTNLHTSPE, encoded by the coding sequence ATGAAACGCAAGGCTCTTTATGTGCCAGCCATCGGCGTTCTGCTAGCCGGAGCACTGATGGTCTGGCGGAGTCCAACTCCACCACCGGTTACCACCCCGCTGAGTGGTTTCAGCGCCCCCTTTGTATTTGGTCATTTCACCGTCCCCGACGACAACCCCCTCACCAATGAGGGTTTTGAGCTGGGCCGGCGGTTGTTTTACGACACTAAACTTTCTGCAAACAACACGGTAGCTTGCGCCACCTGTCACCTTCAGGAGTTGGCCTTTACCGACGGCAAACGCACCGCCGTTGGTATTAGTGGCAAACCGCTCGACTTTAACAGTATGAGCCTGGTCAACCTGATGTGGGGACCGCAACACTTTTTCTGGAATGGCCGGGCGGCCTCGCTGGAAGATCAGGCGCTGACCCCAATTCAGGACCCCAATGAAATGGGCCAGAATCTCGATGAACTGGTTCGCGAACTGGAGGCTGACCCACAATACCCACAACTGTTTGCCGCCGCCTATGGCGACATCACGCCCCAGAATATCGCCAAAGCGCTGGCCACCTTTCAGCGCGCACTGGTCTCTGATAACTCTAAATACGATCAGTACCTGCGCGGTGAATTAAAACTCAGCGAACAGGAGGAGTTGGGCCGCAAACTGTTTATGGCCCACCCCGATGTCAAAGTCAGTTTGCGCGGTGGTAACTGCATCGACTGTCACAGCCAGTTTCTCACCAGCGGCTTCAATACACTTTACGACGGCTTTTCCAATAACGGCCTGGACGATGAACAGCATCTCCGTCCCGGCCTGCAAACCGTTACTAACGACCCTAATCATCGCGGCATGTTCAAGGTACCCTCGCTGCGCAACATTGCCGTCACCGCGCCCTACATGCACGACGGCCGCTTTGCCACACTGGAAGAAGTACTGGAACACTATGACAACGGCGTCATGCGCAGTAACACTCTTAGCCCACTGATTGCCGAGGCGACTAACCTCAGTAAAGGCCAGGACGCACCGATCGAATTGCACCTGTCTGATGCCGAAAAGCAGGCCATTATCGCGTTTTTACACACCCTGACCGATCAGAGCCTGCTGACCAACCCCGACTTTGCCAATCCATTCAGTCCTGCCAACCCTGCTGCTGACAGTGTGCCTGATGATCAACCAACGAATCTTCACACTTCACCCGAGTAA
- a CDS encoding FecR domain-containing protein — MAKVVNKWNRWRAARNLAHLHSGNATSEEARQINPWLSDNTEYQSEFFGTAYLLSNMEELADDPDLATWKEDTTKTGALEKVRNNWPALAAAAGILLAVAIGTNVLFDTGSQINSQGNIQRYVTRIGEQKTIELPDGSTIAMNTGTLMLVDFDNEKRRILLERGEAYFDVAKDPQRPFRVDLATHSVTVLGTAFNIRTSPDKISLAVLEGLISLHQKNESVSPDAPLMTAPMGNSLHMDAPSQYRLEAGWVAELDITHNELSGYEPENMDRFESWRSGIISIEGEPLFKVVQELNRYTPKKILIEDAEIINLKMYGILRVDRINTTLSTMEKTLPIKVTHHFDRIVLTSAR; from the coding sequence ATGGCCAAAGTAGTTAACAAATGGAATCGATGGCGAGCTGCTCGCAATCTGGCTCACCTGCACTCCGGCAACGCCACATCGGAAGAAGCTCGTCAAATAAACCCCTGGCTGTCTGATAATACCGAATATCAGAGCGAATTCTTTGGCACCGCTTATCTGCTTTCCAATATGGAAGAGCTCGCTGACGACCCTGATCTGGCAACCTGGAAAGAAGACACAACCAAAACCGGTGCCCTGGAAAAAGTTCGCAATAACTGGCCTGCTTTAGCTGCTGCCGCAGGTATCTTGTTGGCAGTCGCTATAGGCACTAACGTCCTCTTCGACACTGGGTCACAAATCAATTCACAAGGAAATATCCAGCGTTATGTCACTCGAATTGGCGAGCAAAAAACGATAGAGCTTCCTGATGGCAGCACAATTGCCATGAATACCGGCACACTGATGCTTGTGGATTTTGATAACGAAAAAAGACGTATCCTGCTGGAACGTGGGGAAGCCTATTTTGATGTTGCAAAAGACCCTCAGCGCCCATTCAGGGTTGATCTTGCGACACATTCCGTGACCGTACTTGGCACAGCATTCAACATTCGAACTTCACCCGATAAAATTTCGCTGGCCGTTCTGGAAGGATTGATCTCCCTTCATCAGAAAAATGAATCTGTCTCTCCTGACGCGCCACTAATGACAGCTCCTATGGGAAACTCCCTGCATATGGACGCGCCTTCCCAGTACAGGCTTGAAGCAGGCTGGGTTGCGGAGCTTGATATTACACATAATGAATTATCGGGTTATGAACCTGAAAACATGGACAGGTTTGAATCCTGGCGTAGCGGCATCATCAGCATTGAAGGTGAGCCGCTATTTAAAGTGGTACAGGAGCTAAACCGGTACACCCCCAAGAAAATTCTGATTGAAGATGCAGAAATCATCAATCTAAAGATGTACGGCATTCTTCGTGTGGACCGAATCAATACAACCTTGTCGACGATGGAAAAGACCCTGCCAATCAAGGTAACCCATCACTTTGATCGCATCGTTTTGACCAGTGCTCGTTAA
- the arsN2 gene encoding arsenic resistance N-acetyltransferase ArsN2, with translation MNIEQIKAVEDVAELLQDSSLPTSDLKVDNNNFFFGIYDGDVLTSCVGVEVLGEIALLRSLAVLPSRQRKGDGAALVRHVEIFCASKGVKAIYLLTTTATSYFSMFGYASAPRESVLESVKSTTQYSSVCPGSAKIMFKKLDPFYS, from the coding sequence ATGAATATCGAGCAAATTAAGGCTGTTGAAGATGTAGCTGAACTGCTTCAGGATAGTTCTCTGCCAACATCTGATTTAAAGGTGGATAATAATAATTTTTTCTTTGGCATATATGATGGCGATGTTTTGACATCATGTGTAGGCGTTGAGGTGCTTGGTGAGATAGCCCTACTGCGTTCGCTTGCTGTTTTGCCATCAAGGCAAAGGAAAGGTGATGGGGCGGCCTTGGTTAGGCATGTTGAAATATTTTGTGCGTCAAAAGGTGTAAAGGCGATTTATCTATTAACTACAACAGCCACTTCTTATTTTTCTATGTTTGGCTACGCTTCTGCACCCAGAGAGAGTGTGCTGGAGTCAGTTAAAAGCACCACACAATATTCGTCAGTATGTCCGGGCTCGGCAAAAATCATGTTCAAAAAATTGGATCCATTCTATAGTTGA
- a CDS encoding RNA polymerase sigma factor, translating into MSLSTRKKSNVIKLKGRRKETNEQVLERLFREHGRALRTFLTGRVRIEEDQEDVIQEIFARMARMDDLQQKLAVNRSDNRAFLFTSANNYVIDQERRKILEKRYQQEHLNQDDYLVVEASPEVIVESSQELALVKQAIGNLRPTWRRAFVLSRFEHLSYPQIAEKMDISVKTVEKYITNALVELRDVTAKAHTIASYR; encoded by the coding sequence ATGTCTTTATCGACCCGCAAGAAGAGCAACGTCATCAAGTTGAAGGGCAGACGGAAAGAGACCAACGAGCAAGTGCTTGAACGACTGTTCAGAGAGCACGGTAGAGCCCTGCGCACCTTTCTGACAGGCAGGGTCCGAATAGAAGAAGATCAGGAAGACGTAATCCAGGAAATATTTGCCCGTATGGCCCGCATGGATGACTTACAACAGAAGCTGGCGGTTAACCGCAGTGACAATCGGGCATTCCTGTTCACCTCGGCAAATAATTACGTTATTGACCAGGAACGCCGAAAGATTCTTGAGAAGCGTTACCAGCAAGAGCACCTGAATCAGGATGATTATCTGGTAGTGGAAGCATCACCCGAGGTGATTGTAGAAAGTTCGCAGGAGCTGGCGCTGGTAAAACAGGCAATTGGCAACCTGCGGCCAACATGGCGGAGGGCTTTTGTGCTCAGCCGCTTTGAACACTTGAGTTACCCACAAATTGCTGAAAAGATGGATATCTCTGTCAAAACAGTCGAGAAATATATTACTAACGCTTTGGTGGAACTGAGAGACGTAACAGCCAAAGCGCACACGATAGCGAGTTATCGGTAA
- a CDS encoding TonB-dependent receptor, whose protein sequence is MNHSKKAFRQNRLVLSIASAIAISASSSVYAANTETLKVDIEGQKAATSLMALARSAGVEILMSQDIGESIQLPALKGEFTLTSALEAILKNTNLTYEFVTDESVIVKFKPDNTDKDDLREVEEVVVTGSLLKKDNPAQPITVLTSDDIARLGAFSAEEIIRSLSQNYSSVNVASSLELFNPDAPGFYTPELQGNSTANLRGFGSDSTLVLVNGRRMAGAPVFEGSSVNLSNIPTSAIERVEILNDGASSIYGSDAVAGVINFILKQDYVGAETSVRYDNGENGGNRYSISQLIGTAWDSGRLNATLNYTETDAVSSAKAGYTTRDLRPQGGRFWGSTGYGTPGVVSTPSQYFNSAPWYIPGTRYGSLPSDNDGTNWTVDDLSLDNVSRDSRPSRKQLTSASKYYSVHVDVEQYLSDSVRGFADVTYSVNENINEQRNPFGTIEVPASNAFNKLDKFVEVGYEFDTEVANGLFPIEKPVNELESVNVNGGIEWNLPFGDWTLTTEAGYSTSSSDTSALQLNIYDNPEFDALVASSDPAVALNFFGNGEAQNPSISKFYGPDDRGKRTTRQHSAKINAEGGLYELPGGEARFAIGGEYRVSKISFGYGTGNEAVDKPEQEVRAVFTELSVPLVGPDNQLPAVKDLQMSFGFRWEENLFPQAEFGGRYTNTSPRVTLAWNPIDDLTIRTTWSESFRAPLLSQLLRPQELSAYPTRIDGDPFDPRDNPPTTFYVKSYKGGNPELKPQIADTMTLGFDWTPMSLEGLRVSVTYSKIEQNNRITVLTTSGDTPPEVLYSNNDFVNRNEFGVIESVNSFPINVAQRVSKSVDFSVDYEFDTDLGTFITGLSGTYTGELSDAITEGTEVIYTDRTVFGPDQWRARANLGWYVENMGADLFINYSNSYNNNVSSIFGGNSNELIGRVESYHTVDLSGFYHMDDIGLKISGGVKDLFHTPYPFADVRSGMPFDISRIDTRGRTIYLALKKEFQL, encoded by the coding sequence ATGAATCATTCCAAAAAAGCTTTTCGGCAAAATCGGCTTGTATTAAGCATTGCTTCGGCTATTGCCATTTCAGCGTCCAGTTCTGTGTATGCCGCCAACACAGAAACTCTGAAGGTTGATATTGAAGGACAGAAAGCCGCTACTTCCCTGATGGCTCTGGCTCGCAGTGCCGGCGTTGAAATCCTGATGTCCCAGGATATTGGCGAAAGTATCCAACTGCCTGCGCTGAAAGGCGAGTTCACTCTGACATCAGCGTTGGAAGCTATTCTGAAAAACACAAACCTGACTTACGAATTTGTTACTGATGAATCCGTAATTGTGAAGTTTAAACCAGACAACACGGATAAGGACGACCTCAGGGAAGTAGAAGAAGTCGTTGTGACCGGTTCTCTGCTGAAAAAAGACAATCCTGCTCAACCCATCACCGTTCTTACGAGCGATGATATTGCTCGTTTAGGCGCTTTCTCTGCAGAAGAAATCATACGCTCTCTTTCTCAAAACTACTCATCCGTTAACGTAGCATCTAGCCTGGAGCTGTTTAATCCCGATGCGCCCGGCTTTTACACCCCGGAACTTCAGGGCAACTCAACCGCCAACCTACGCGGCTTTGGTTCGGACTCCACGCTGGTACTGGTCAATGGGCGTCGCATGGCTGGTGCCCCGGTATTTGAAGGGAGTAGCGTCAACCTTTCCAACATCCCCACCTCCGCTATCGAACGCGTTGAAATCCTCAATGATGGCGCCTCCTCCATTTATGGTTCCGATGCCGTTGCCGGGGTAATTAACTTTATCCTGAAACAAGACTATGTCGGCGCCGAGACCTCAGTTCGATACGACAACGGAGAGAACGGCGGCAACCGCTACTCTATCAGCCAACTTATCGGCACTGCCTGGGACAGCGGCCGGTTAAACGCAACCTTGAACTATACAGAAACCGATGCCGTATCTTCAGCAAAAGCTGGATACACTACTCGCGACCTGCGTCCACAGGGTGGGCGGTTCTGGGGCAGCACCGGCTACGGAACTCCCGGCGTTGTATCCACCCCATCTCAGTATTTTAATAGCGCGCCATGGTACATACCAGGTACACGGTATGGATCCTTACCGTCAGACAACGATGGCACCAATTGGACAGTGGATGACCTAAGTCTTGATAATGTATCCCGAGATTCGCGCCCCTCTCGAAAGCAACTGACCTCTGCCAGCAAGTACTATTCTGTTCATGTGGATGTTGAGCAATATCTCTCCGACTCGGTCAGAGGCTTTGCTGATGTGACATACTCGGTCAATGAAAACATCAATGAGCAGAGAAACCCTTTCGGCACTATTGAGGTGCCGGCAAGCAACGCTTTCAACAAGTTGGACAAATTTGTAGAAGTTGGGTATGAATTTGATACTGAAGTTGCCAACGGCTTATTTCCAATAGAAAAGCCGGTTAACGAACTCGAAAGTGTAAATGTGAATGGCGGCATTGAGTGGAACTTGCCATTTGGCGATTGGACCCTGACCACTGAAGCGGGCTACAGCACATCAAGCAGTGACACCAGTGCGCTGCAACTGAACATCTATGACAACCCGGAATTTGATGCGCTGGTAGCCTCCAGTGACCCTGCGGTTGCGCTCAACTTCTTTGGTAATGGTGAGGCTCAGAATCCGTCGATCTCCAAGTTTTATGGCCCGGATGATAGGGGCAAACGAACCACTAGGCAGCACTCTGCCAAAATCAATGCCGAAGGCGGCCTATATGAATTACCCGGCGGTGAAGCACGGTTCGCCATTGGCGGAGAGTATCGCGTCAGCAAGATTAGCTTTGGCTATGGGACTGGCAATGAAGCGGTCGACAAACCAGAACAAGAGGTAAGAGCGGTATTTACCGAACTTTCCGTGCCGTTGGTCGGCCCGGATAATCAGCTGCCAGCCGTAAAAGATTTGCAGATGTCTTTTGGTTTCCGCTGGGAGGAAAACTTATTCCCACAAGCTGAGTTCGGCGGACGCTATACCAACACCAGCCCTCGAGTAACCTTGGCCTGGAACCCGATTGACGACCTGACCATTCGCACAACCTGGTCAGAATCCTTCCGCGCACCGCTATTATCCCAGCTGCTCCGACCTCAAGAGCTCAGTGCCTACCCAACTAGGATTGACGGCGACCCCTTTGATCCTCGGGACAATCCACCAACTACCTTCTATGTCAAAAGCTATAAGGGTGGCAACCCGGAATTGAAACCGCAAATTGCTGACACGATGACCTTGGGCTTTGACTGGACACCCATGTCACTGGAAGGTTTACGAGTGTCAGTAACCTATAGCAAGATCGAGCAGAACAACCGTATTACTGTGCTCACCACCTCTGGTGATACACCTCCAGAAGTTCTCTATTCCAACAACGACTTTGTGAACCGGAATGAGTTTGGAGTCATCGAGAGTGTAAACAGTTTCCCTATCAACGTAGCCCAGCGGGTGAGCAAGAGCGTCGACTTTAGTGTTGATTATGAGTTCGACACAGATTTGGGTACGTTCATTACCGGTCTTTCTGGAACCTATACCGGCGAGCTGTCTGACGCCATCACTGAAGGTACAGAGGTTATCTACACTGACCGAACTGTTTTTGGTCCGGACCAATGGCGTGCCCGTGCCAACTTGGGCTGGTATGTCGAAAACATGGGGGCTGACCTGTTTATTAATTACTCCAACAGTTACAACAACAACGTGTCGTCGATTTTTGGCGGTAATAGCAATGAGCTTATTGGAAGAGTCGAAAGCTACCACACTGTTGACCTGTCAGGCTTCTATCACATGGACGATATCGGCTTGAAAATTTCTGGCGGCGTTAAAGATCTGTTCCACACCCCATACCCATTTGCCGATGTAAGAAGCGGAATGCCTTTTGATATTTCACGGATAGATACCAGAGGCAGAACTATCTACCTAGCTCTCAAGAAAGAGTTTCAACTTTAA
- a CDS encoding lipocalin family protein: MPEPVKPVTGFELDRYLGKWYEVARLDHSFERGLSDITAEYSLKEDGGVRVLNRGFSTANKEWQEAEGKAYFVNEETEGYLKVSFFGPFYGSYVIFELDKKGYQYAFISGPNTDYLWLLSRTPSVDPAVMEKFKAMSKARGFDVDKLIIVEHSNQVE; this comes from the coding sequence ATGCCCGAACCGGTCAAGCCAGTGACTGGCTTTGAGCTGGATCGGTATTTGGGTAAGTGGTACGAAGTTGCCCGCTTGGATCACTCTTTTGAGCGTGGCCTGAGCGATATCACGGCAGAATACAGCTTGAAAGAGGATGGCGGTGTTCGGGTGCTGAATCGGGGTTTTTCGACAGCTAATAAAGAATGGCAAGAAGCCGAAGGCAAGGCGTATTTTGTCAATGAAGAAACCGAAGGTTATCTGAAGGTATCTTTCTTTGGGCCGTTTTATGGCTCATATGTGATTTTTGAACTGGATAAAAAGGGCTATCAGTACGCGTTTATCTCCGGCCCGAACACAGATTATCTATGGTTGTTATCGCGAACGCCTTCGGTGGATCCGGCAGTGATGGAGAAGTTCAAGGCGATGTCCAAGGCGCGTGGTTTTGATGTTGATAAGCTGATCATCGTTGAGCACTCAAACCAGGTTGAGTGA
- a CDS encoding OsmC family protein, protein MQPLPHNYVVTARSQQEGDIVLDQGSATRLISNAPPGFGGPEGYWSPEDLFVGAVADCFILTFRAIARASKLEWQALECSADGVLDKADGKLQFTGLTIKAALTVSADVDAAKAERVLHKAEENCLVTNSMKCPVSLEVTVRN, encoded by the coding sequence ATGCAACCGTTACCACACAATTATGTTGTTACCGCCCGCTCCCAGCAAGAGGGCGATATAGTTCTTGATCAAGGCAGTGCCACGCGGCTTATCAGCAATGCGCCTCCCGGATTTGGTGGCCCGGAAGGGTACTGGTCGCCAGAGGACTTGTTTGTTGGTGCGGTTGCGGACTGCTTTATTCTCACCTTCCGGGCCATTGCCCGTGCTTCCAAGCTGGAGTGGCAGGCGCTGGAGTGCTCTGCTGATGGCGTATTGGACAAGGCAGACGGAAAATTGCAGTTTACCGGGTTAACGATCAAAGCTGCTTTGACCGTTTCTGCGGATGTAGATGCTGCCAAGGCAGAACGCGTGTTACACAAGGCCGAGGAAAACTGCCTTGTGACCAACTCTATGAAATGTCCGGTTTCCCTTGAGGTAACGGTAAGGAACTGA